The Amycolatopsis viridis genome window below encodes:
- a CDS encoding GntR family transcriptional regulator has product MNRELAAHGPAYLYELVADDLARRIESGELAVNQPLPAEQVLARQYGIALGTCRHATRILRDRGLVRTIPSKGTFVVERPRRTPVYCFDQLLGVA; this is encoded by the coding sequence GTGAACAGAGAACTCGCCGCGCACGGTCCCGCCTACCTCTACGAACTCGTCGCCGACGACCTGGCCCGCCGCATCGAGAGCGGTGAACTCGCGGTCAACCAGCCGCTTCCGGCCGAACAGGTGCTCGCCCGGCAGTACGGCATCGCGCTCGGCACCTGCCGCCACGCCACGCGGATCCTCCGCGACCGCGGTCTCGTGCGCACGATCCCGTCGAAGGGCACGTTCGTCGTCGAGCGACCGCGGCGCACACCCGTCTACTGCTTCGACCAGCTGCTCGGCGTGGCGTGA
- a CDS encoding DUF2237 family protein — MTTDRNVLGGELEPCGTDPMTGYYRDGCCTTGDDDLGSHTVCAVVTKEFLEYQRTVGNDLSTPRPEYGFPGLQPGDRWCVVAARWRQAYEAGVAAPVVLASTHERALDIVPLEALRQHAVDVPADPGSLT, encoded by the coding sequence ATGACGACCGATCGCAATGTTCTGGGCGGCGAACTCGAGCCCTGCGGCACCGATCCGATGACCGGGTACTACCGGGACGGCTGCTGCACCACCGGTGACGACGACCTCGGCAGCCACACCGTGTGCGCCGTGGTGACCAAGGAGTTCCTGGAGTACCAGCGCACCGTCGGCAACGACCTGTCCACGCCGCGCCCGGAATACGGCTTCCCGGGGCTGCAACCCGGGGACCGCTGGTGCGTCGTCGCCGCGCGGTGGCGGCAGGCGTACGAAGCCGGGGTGGCGGCGCCGGTGGTGCTGGCGTCGACCCACGAACGCGCACTGGACATCGTTCCGCTGGAAGCCCTGCGGCAGCACGCGGTGGATGTGCCCGCGGATCCTGGTTCGCTGACCTGA
- a CDS encoding SRPBCC family protein, with product MRVDVRAEVVIARAREAVAAYVADPANAAEWCANVVDVEWRTRPPLREGSRLGFLTRFLGRTARYTYQVAELVPGERLVLRAARPFRQEIACTCASVSPCRTGRTLHHRADPKFGGRVPRRQHPAREPAGPAAAAERPGNQAPLMRP from the coding sequence GTGCGAGTCGACGTGCGCGCCGAGGTCGTGATCGCTCGGGCGCGGGAGGCGGTGGCGGCCTACGTCGCCGATCCCGCGAACGCGGCGGAGTGGTGCGCGAACGTCGTCGACGTGGAATGGCGAACGCGGCCGCCGCTGCGGGAGGGTTCCCGGCTCGGCTTCCTCACGCGATTTCTGGGCCGCACGGCGCGCTACACCTACCAAGTGGCCGAACTCGTGCCCGGGGAACGGCTCGTCCTGCGCGCCGCCCGGCCGTTCCGCCAGGAAATCGCTTGTACCTGCGCATCGGTGTCCCCCTGCCGCACCGGCCGGACGCTGCACCACCGCGCCGATCCGAAGTTCGGCGGCCGGGTTCCTCGCCGGCAGCATCCGGCACGGGAACCGGCGGGACCTGCGGCGGCTGCAGAACGTCCGGGAAACCAGGCGCCGCTGATGCGCCCCTAG
- a CDS encoding TetR/AcrR family transcriptional regulator, which translates to MPTESAERLRDAERTRAEILDVATREFADQGYAGARVNEIAAKTRTTKRMLYYYFGSKEGLYIAVLERAYAGIRAREQELDVDHLDPVEALRQLAELTFDHHESHPDFVRLVSIENIHNAEHIGRSEVLSRLANPALDVLTRILHRGRAAGAFRDDVDALDVHMMISAFCVFRTANRYTFNAIFKRDMLDPGRREHYRKMLGDLLVEYLTAH; encoded by the coding sequence ATGCCGACCGAAAGCGCCGAACGCCTGCGCGACGCCGAGCGCACCCGCGCCGAGATCCTGGACGTGGCGACCCGCGAGTTCGCCGACCAGGGCTACGCCGGGGCGCGCGTCAACGAGATCGCGGCGAAGACCCGCACCACGAAGCGGATGCTGTACTACTACTTCGGCAGCAAGGAAGGCCTCTACATCGCGGTGCTCGAACGCGCCTACGCCGGCATCCGCGCCCGCGAACAGGAGCTCGACGTCGACCACCTCGACCCGGTCGAGGCCCTGCGGCAGCTCGCCGAGCTGACCTTCGACCACCACGAGTCGCATCCGGACTTCGTCCGGCTGGTCAGCATCGAGAACATCCACAACGCCGAGCACATCGGACGCTCGGAGGTGCTGTCCCGGCTCGCCAACCCCGCGCTGGACGTGCTGACCCGCATCCTGCACCGGGGCCGGGCCGCCGGGGCGTTCCGGGACGACGTGGACGCCCTGGACGTGCACATGATGATCAGCGCGTTCTGCGTGTTCCGCACGGCCAACCGGTACACGTTCAACGCGATCTTCAAACGCGACATGCTCGACCCCGGCCGGCGCGAGCACTACCGGAAGATGCTCGGCGACCTGCTGGTCGAATACCTGACCGCGCACTGA
- a CDS encoding aminotransferase class IV family protein — translation MNVFVAQRNGRAATAEDLAPLAFAGYAHFTAMQVRDGRVRGLDLHLARLRTASAELFDRTPSDELVRTALRSAIAAGPRDLSLTATVFEPSGEFTGSGREPEVLVRTGPAAVPPAGPLSLAAVEHERALPAVKHVGEVAKTYHLRQARKRGFDDAAFVDRRGRLSEATIWNLAFWDGSTVVWPVADMLGGVTMGIVRRQLDRLGVPQRAQEITTADLPALRGAVVMNSWTPGVPVHRIGGVELPTPPSFVETLHRAYEAEPLVAP, via the coding sequence ATGAACGTTTTCGTGGCCCAGCGGAACGGACGGGCGGCGACGGCCGAGGACCTGGCACCGCTCGCCTTCGCCGGTTACGCGCACTTCACCGCCATGCAGGTCCGGGACGGCCGGGTGCGCGGCCTGGACCTGCACCTGGCCCGCCTCCGCACGGCGTCGGCGGAGTTGTTCGACCGCACGCCCTCCGACGAACTGGTGCGGACGGCGCTGCGGTCCGCGATCGCGGCGGGACCGCGCGACCTGTCCCTCACCGCGACGGTGTTCGAGCCGTCGGGGGAGTTCACCGGCTCCGGCCGCGAACCCGAGGTGCTGGTGCGCACCGGACCGGCGGCGGTGCCTCCGGCCGGCCCGCTGTCGCTGGCGGCGGTCGAGCACGAGCGCGCTCTGCCGGCGGTCAAACACGTCGGCGAGGTGGCGAAGACCTACCACCTCCGCCAGGCACGCAAGCGCGGATTCGACGACGCCGCCTTCGTGGACCGCCGCGGCAGGCTGAGCGAGGCGACGATCTGGAACCTGGCCTTCTGGGACGGCAGCACCGTCGTCTGGCCGGTGGCGGACATGCTCGGCGGGGTCACGATGGGCATCGTCCGCCGGCAACTGGACCGGCTCGGCGTGCCGCAACGCGCGCAGGAGATCACGACGGCCGACCTGCCCGCGCTGCGCGGCGCGGTGGTGATGAACTCGTGGACGCCCGGCGTGCCGGTGCACCGGATCGGCGGTGTCGAGCTGCCGACGCCGCCGTCCTTCGTCGAGACGCTGCACCGCGCCTACGAGGCGGAGCCGCTCGTCGCGCCCTGA
- a CDS encoding MarR family transcriptional regulator, with protein sequence MIKEYSAEVLAAQPIGAWSSEASRRVVGALRAALAVEDLTQPHWWTLNHVAGKPGEWTRQALVERLARYDDLGIDFDEVFDDLLARGWMTERDGRLTLTEAGEAGRVRARERNARVHERMHEGVDTADFVTTINVLRRMVANLGGDGNLPD encoded by the coding sequence CAAGGAATACTCCGCTGAAGTACTGGCGGCCCAGCCCATCGGGGCGTGGAGCAGCGAAGCATCCCGGCGCGTGGTGGGCGCGCTCCGCGCCGCGCTGGCGGTCGAGGACCTCACCCAGCCGCATTGGTGGACGCTCAACCACGTTGCCGGGAAGCCGGGGGAGTGGACGCGCCAGGCGCTGGTCGAGCGCCTGGCGAGGTACGACGACCTCGGTATCGACTTCGACGAGGTCTTCGACGACCTCCTCGCCCGCGGCTGGATGACCGAGCGGGACGGGCGGCTGACGCTCACCGAGGCAGGGGAAGCCGGCCGGGTCCGGGCGCGGGAGCGCAACGCGCGGGTCCACGAACGGATGCACGAGGGTGTCGACACCGCCGACTTCGTGACCACCATCAACGTGCTGCGGCGCATGGTGGCGAACCTCGGTGGCGACGGCAACCTGCCGGACTGA
- the pepE gene encoding dipeptidase PepE, with amino-acid sequence MRLLLLSNSTAPGRGYLEHATDALAEVLADVRRLVFVPFALADHDGYTATVAKALAPFGVEVAGAHQDDPIRLLNSAQAVFTGGGNTFRLLRQLYRRELLAPIRDRVAHGTVYIGSSAGTNVACPTIRTTNDMPIVQPPAFEAAGFVPFQINPHYLDAPPSATHMGETREERIEQFLEENDVPVLGLREGTWLRREDRALTLGGEQAGARLFRRGAEPAELRPGADLSDLLADEIA; translated from the coding sequence ATGCGTCTGCTGCTGCTGTCCAATTCGACCGCGCCCGGACGCGGCTACCTGGAGCACGCGACGGACGCGCTGGCCGAGGTGCTGGCGGACGTGCGCCGGCTGGTGTTCGTCCCGTTCGCGCTGGCCGACCACGACGGCTACACGGCCACCGTCGCCAAGGCGCTCGCCCCGTTCGGAGTCGAGGTCGCCGGCGCCCACCAGGACGACCCGATCCGGTTGCTCAACTCCGCGCAGGCGGTGTTCACCGGCGGCGGCAACACCTTCCGGCTGCTGCGCCAGCTCTACCGCCGCGAGCTGCTCGCCCCGATCCGCGACCGGGTGGCGCACGGGACCGTCTACATCGGATCGAGTGCGGGCACGAACGTCGCCTGCCCCACCATCCGCACCACCAACGACATGCCGATCGTGCAGCCGCCCGCGTTCGAGGCGGCGGGGTTCGTGCCGTTCCAGATCAACCCGCACTACCTGGACGCGCCGCCGTCCGCCACCCACATGGGCGAAACCCGCGAGGAGCGGATCGAACAGTTCCTGGAGGAGAACGACGTGCCGGTGCTGGGCCTGCGGGAAGGCACCTGGCTGCGCCGCGAAGACCGGGCGCTCACCCTCGGCGGCGAGCAGGCGGGTGCGCGGCTGTTCCGCCGCGGCGCGGAACCGGCCGAGCTGCGGCCGGGCGCGGACCTCAGCGACCTGCTGGCCGACGAGATCGCCTGA
- a CDS encoding helix-turn-helix transcriptional regulator, with protein sequence MEEALDARLRALATRVRRFRRERDLSQADLADRAGVSRSVVAELERSRLATGGPRPTRNITLDTLFRMAEALGVHPADLLDDRPSPRTPAG encoded by the coding sequence ATGGAGGAGGCCCTGGACGCCCGGCTGCGCGCGCTGGCGACACGGGTGCGGCGGTTCCGTCGGGAGCGCGACCTGAGCCAGGCCGACCTCGCCGACCGGGCCGGGGTGTCCCGCTCGGTCGTCGCCGAGCTGGAACGGTCGCGACTGGCGACCGGCGGCCCGCGCCCCACCCGCAACATCACGCTCGACACGCTGTTCCGCATGGCCGAGGCGCTCGGCGTGCACCCCGCCGACCTGCTGGACGACCGGCCGAGCCCGCGCACCCCCGCGGGCTAG
- a CDS encoding MFS transporter, with the protein MAEHGKPRKAAVAAWIGSALEYYDFFIYGTAAALVFGKIFFPSSDPTAGTLLALATFGVGYLARPVGAFILGHVGDKFGRKKVLVLTVLLMGAATFLVGCLPTYRQVGVLAPVLLVILRLLQGLSAAGEQAGANSMSLEHAPAHRRAYYTSFTLSGTQAGQILATAVFLPVAAMPTAALQSWGWRVPFWASAVVVVVAFVIRRRLEETPVFEREVAGKERAKLPVAVLFRDHWADVLRVVVAALIAAVSTIFTVYALSYAVNSAGLARSPMLWVGVLANIVALAAIPLWARLADRVGRKPVFIGGSLGCAVLIFAYLGAISAGNYVLVFVTGILMFGVVYSATNAVWPAFYGEMFPARVRLSGMAIGTQIGFAIAGFTPTIAAGIAGAKSANWVGVATFTAGLCLLTVLAVLTGRDNYRVPTADLGRKSRDADRVTMTSPGGAAA; encoded by the coding sequence GTGGCCGAGCACGGAAAGCCCCGGAAAGCCGCGGTCGCGGCCTGGATAGGCAGCGCGCTGGAGTACTACGACTTCTTCATCTACGGCACCGCCGCTGCGCTGGTCTTCGGCAAGATCTTCTTCCCCAGCTCGGACCCCACGGCGGGCACACTGCTCGCGCTGGCCACGTTCGGCGTCGGCTACCTGGCCCGGCCCGTCGGCGCGTTCATCCTCGGCCACGTCGGTGACAAGTTCGGCCGCAAGAAGGTCCTGGTTCTCACCGTGCTGCTGATGGGCGCCGCAACCTTCCTGGTCGGCTGCCTGCCCACCTACCGGCAGGTCGGCGTGCTCGCGCCGGTCCTGCTGGTGATCCTGCGCCTGCTGCAGGGCCTGTCCGCGGCCGGTGAACAGGCCGGTGCCAACTCGATGTCGCTCGAACACGCCCCGGCACACCGGCGCGCGTACTACACGAGCTTCACGTTGTCCGGCACCCAGGCGGGGCAGATCCTGGCCACCGCGGTGTTCCTGCCGGTCGCCGCGATGCCCACCGCCGCGTTGCAGAGCTGGGGCTGGCGGGTGCCGTTCTGGGCCAGCGCGGTGGTCGTCGTCGTCGCGTTCGTGATCCGGCGCAGGCTGGAGGAGACCCCGGTGTTCGAGCGCGAGGTCGCCGGCAAGGAACGCGCGAAGCTGCCGGTCGCGGTGCTGTTCCGGGACCACTGGGCCGACGTGCTGCGGGTCGTCGTCGCAGCCCTGATCGCCGCGGTGAGCACGATCTTCACCGTCTACGCGCTGTCCTACGCGGTCAACTCGGCCGGGCTGGCCCGCTCCCCGATGCTCTGGGTCGGCGTGCTCGCCAACATCGTCGCGCTGGCCGCGATCCCGCTGTGGGCGCGGCTGGCGGACCGGGTCGGGCGCAAGCCGGTGTTCATCGGCGGCTCGCTCGGCTGCGCGGTGCTGATCTTCGCCTACCTCGGCGCGATCTCGGCGGGCAACTACGTGCTGGTGTTCGTGACCGGGATCCTGATGTTCGGTGTCGTCTACAGCGCGACGAACGCGGTGTGGCCGGCCTTCTACGGCGAGATGTTCCCGGCCCGCGTGCGGTTGTCCGGCATGGCGATCGGCACGCAGATCGGGTTCGCGATCGCCGGGTTCACGCCGACCATCGCCGCCGGCATCGCCGGGGCGAAGAGCGCCAACTGGGTCGGCGTCGCGACCTTCACCGCGGGTCTGTGCCTGCTGACCGTGCTCGCGGTGCTCACCGGCCGGGACAACTACCGGGTGCCGACCGCCGACCTGGGCCGCAAGAGCCGGGACGCGGACCGGGTGACGATGACCTCGCCAGGCGGTGCGGCGGCCTGA
- a CDS encoding bifunctional sugar phosphate isomerase/epimerase/4-hydroxyphenylpyruvate dioxygenase family protein encodes MRRGIATVCLSGTLEDKLAAAAAAGFDGVEIFENDLVVSPASPAEVRRRCADLGLSIDLYQPFRDFEAVPPPVFEANLRRAERKFDVMEQLGTDTMLVCSSVSPDAVDDDDLAAAQLHELGERAARRGMRIAYEALAWGRFVDTYDHSWRIVRRADHPAVGLCLDSFHVLSRGSDLSLIRTIPGAKIFFLQLADAPRLHMDVLQWSRHHRLFPGQGAFDLTAFVGHVLATGYAGPLSLEVFNDVFRQADPHRAAVDAMRSLLGLAESLGEPAIAAPELTGHAFTELSVDETTGPQLAAALSAMGFACTGEHRSKPVQLWTQGDARVLLNATGGPAEISALAVASADPVRSARRAESFHAPVLPREHRADEADLSAVAAPDGTAVFFCRDGWLSDFTPTGAVGVTSAGAGLRGTDHVSLTQPFDNFDEAALFYRTVLGLQPDLPTEFAAPFGLIRSRAVTNPANTVRIALNVALLRRGEWAPGVPDPQHIAFTSDDVLASAKAMRAAGAPLLEIPANYYDDLDARLAPPPDLLAALREYSVLYDRDEHGEFLHFYTEVLGSRVFLEVVQRIGGYRGYGAANAPVRMAAHRRLRLARRSG; translated from the coding sequence ATGAGGCGAGGGATCGCGACCGTGTGCCTGTCCGGCACGCTCGAGGACAAGCTGGCTGCGGCGGCGGCCGCCGGTTTCGACGGCGTCGAGATCTTCGAAAACGACCTCGTCGTCTCCCCGGCCTCGCCGGCCGAGGTCCGGCGCCGCTGCGCGGACCTCGGCCTGTCGATCGACCTGTACCAACCGTTCCGGGACTTCGAGGCGGTGCCGCCGCCGGTGTTCGAGGCGAACCTGCGCCGCGCCGAGCGCAAGTTCGACGTGATGGAACAGCTCGGCACCGACACCATGCTGGTCTGCTCCTCGGTGTCCCCGGACGCCGTGGACGACGACGATCTGGCGGCCGCGCAGCTGCACGAACTGGGTGAGCGGGCGGCCCGGCGCGGGATGCGGATCGCCTACGAGGCGCTGGCGTGGGGCCGGTTCGTCGACACCTACGACCATTCGTGGCGCATCGTCCGGCGGGCGGACCACCCGGCCGTCGGCCTGTGCCTGGACAGCTTCCACGTGCTCTCGCGCGGCAGCGACCTGTCCCTGATCCGCACCATCCCCGGCGCGAAGATCTTCTTCCTGCAGCTGGCCGACGCGCCGCGGCTGCACATGGACGTGCTCCAGTGGAGCCGGCACCACCGGCTGTTCCCCGGGCAGGGCGCCTTCGACCTCACCGCGTTCGTCGGGCACGTCCTGGCCACCGGGTACGCGGGTCCGCTGTCGCTGGAGGTCTTCAACGACGTGTTCCGCCAGGCCGATCCGCACCGCGCGGCGGTCGACGCGATGCGGTCGCTGCTCGGGCTCGCGGAATCGCTGGGGGAGCCGGCGATCGCGGCGCCGGAGCTGACCGGGCACGCGTTCACCGAGCTGTCCGTGGACGAGACCACCGGGCCGCAACTGGCCGCGGCGTTGTCCGCCATGGGGTTTGCGTGCACCGGGGAGCACCGGTCCAAGCCCGTGCAGCTGTGGACGCAGGGCGACGCGCGGGTCCTGCTGAACGCGACGGGCGGACCCGCCGAAATCAGCGCACTGGCCGTGGCGAGCGCGGACCCGGTCCGCTCCGCGCGGCGGGCGGAGTCCTTCCACGCCCCGGTGCTGCCGCGCGAGCACCGGGCGGACGAGGCCGACCTGTCCGCGGTGGCCGCCCCGGACGGGACGGCGGTGTTCTTCTGCCGGGACGGGTGGCTGTCGGACTTCACCCCGACCGGGGCGGTCGGCGTGACGTCCGCGGGTGCCGGGCTGCGCGGAACGGACCACGTGTCGCTGACCCAGCCGTTCGACAACTTCGACGAGGCCGCGTTGTTCTACCGCACGGTGCTCGGGCTGCAGCCGGACCTGCCGACCGAGTTCGCCGCGCCGTTCGGCCTGATCCGCAGCCGCGCGGTGACCAACCCCGCGAACACCGTCCGGATCGCGCTCAACGTGGCCCTGCTGCGCCGCGGCGAGTGGGCGCCCGGGGTGCCGGACCCGCAGCACATCGCGTTCACCAGCGACGACGTCCTGGCGAGCGCGAAGGCGATGCGGGCGGCCGGTGCGCCGCTGCTGGAGATCCCGGCGAACTACTACGACGACCTGGACGCCCGGCTGGCCCCGCCGCCGGACCTGCTCGCGGCGCTGCGCGAGTACTCGGTGCTCTACGACCGCGACGAGCACGGCGAGTTCCTGCACTTCTACACCGAGGTGCTGGGGTCGCGGGTGTTCCTCGAGGTCGTTCAGCGGATCGGCGGCTACCGCGGGTACGGCGCCGCGAACGCCCCGGTGCGGATGGCCGCGCACCGGCGGTTGCGGCTGGCGCGCCGTTCCGGCTGA
- a CDS encoding PaaX family transcriptional regulator, with protein sequence MSRRREVSHTSARSVLMTVLGEFVLPRDRPVWTSTLVDVLAMFGIEEKSARQALARTAAEGWLVSQRHGRRVRWSLTAPGRRLLTEGAERIYGFGREHTPWDGSWLMLLVSVPETKRDLRHSLRTRLTWAGFGSPTPGVWISPDPSRQDEAKAIVRDLGLDAEAMSFVAAYGSVGDEDAMVARAWDLTALEERYEDFVDEFAGLAPASGEAVLHAQTRLVHEWRRFPFLDPRLPGRLLPENWSGAKAAELFHRRHVEWRPVAQRHWDALIGAEEAA encoded by the coding sequence GTGAGCAGGCGGCGCGAGGTCAGTCACACGAGCGCGAGGTCGGTTCTGATGACCGTGCTCGGGGAATTCGTGCTGCCGCGGGACCGCCCGGTGTGGACCTCGACCCTGGTCGACGTGCTCGCGATGTTCGGCATCGAGGAGAAGTCGGCCCGCCAGGCACTGGCCCGCACCGCCGCGGAAGGCTGGCTGGTGTCGCAACGGCACGGCCGCCGGGTGCGGTGGTCGCTGACCGCGCCGGGCCGGCGGCTGCTGACCGAAGGCGCTGAGCGCATCTACGGCTTCGGCCGTGAGCACACCCCGTGGGACGGCAGCTGGCTCATGCTGCTGGTGTCGGTGCCGGAGACGAAGCGGGACCTGCGGCACAGCCTGCGCACCCGGCTGACCTGGGCCGGCTTCGGCTCACCGACGCCCGGTGTGTGGATCAGCCCCGATCCGAGCAGGCAGGACGAAGCGAAGGCCATCGTGCGTGACCTGGGGCTGGACGCCGAGGCGATGTCGTTCGTCGCGGCCTACGGCAGCGTCGGCGACGAGGACGCCATGGTCGCCCGCGCGTGGGACCTGACCGCCCTCGAGGAGCGGTACGAGGACTTCGTCGACGAATTCGCCGGGCTGGCACCCGCGTCCGGTGAGGCGGTGCTGCACGCCCAGACCCGGCTGGTGCACGAGTGGCGCCGCTTCCCGTTCCTCGACCCCCGGCTGCCGGGCCGGCTGCTACCCGAGAACTGGAGCGGCGCGAAGGCCGCGGAACTGTTCCACCGCAGGCACGTGGAATGGCGCCCGGTCGCACAGCGGCACTGGGACGCGCTGATCGGCGCGGAAGAGGCCGCCTAG
- a CDS encoding J domain-containing protein, whose translation MRGEGYYDLLGVDRHASTAEIKSAYRQKARTVHPDAGGSPDEFQALRQAYEVLVDPLQRAAYDRALDRAAATASPVRARRPGRRLGEDPSFTAELPVLDPDALEWWDAAREKARAGDRAAPGHAPAALLLAWLLLVVLPIMAGALAVAVWLVLASAVAIWLVRQHLEMVRAERAVDEEFAGEVVFGSPGSEPDQWGERLTAELLERYLTRLPGARIFHGLAWPGSVFADIDHAVLAGRRLVLIESKTWLPGHYAADEYGELWRDNRRFRGGATQLPEALDAFRALLPGAEIRGALIVYPSRTGAITTDEDFDVPAPPMTPDQFVQVIGDWLAAEPARVDLRLLRKVRDQVV comes from the coding sequence GTGCGCGGCGAGGGCTACTACGACCTGCTCGGGGTGGACCGGCATGCCTCCACGGCGGAGATCAAGTCCGCCTACCGGCAGAAGGCGCGGACCGTGCACCCGGACGCCGGCGGTTCACCCGACGAGTTCCAGGCGCTGCGGCAGGCGTACGAGGTGCTGGTCGACCCGTTGCAGCGCGCCGCGTACGACCGGGCACTGGATCGCGCGGCCGCGACCGCCAGCCCGGTCCGGGCGCGCCGGCCGGGCCGTCGGCTGGGCGAGGATCCGAGCTTCACGGCCGAACTGCCCGTGCTCGACCCGGACGCGCTGGAGTGGTGGGACGCGGCGCGCGAGAAGGCACGGGCGGGAGACCGCGCCGCACCCGGTCACGCACCGGCGGCCTTGCTGCTGGCGTGGCTGCTGCTCGTGGTGCTGCCGATCATGGCGGGGGCACTCGCGGTCGCGGTGTGGCTGGTGCTCGCGTCGGCGGTGGCGATCTGGCTGGTGCGGCAGCACCTGGAGATGGTGCGGGCCGAGCGCGCGGTGGACGAGGAGTTCGCCGGTGAGGTCGTTTTCGGCAGCCCGGGCAGTGAGCCGGACCAGTGGGGCGAGCGGCTCACGGCGGAGCTGCTGGAGCGGTACCTGACGCGGCTGCCGGGGGCGCGGATCTTCCATGGGCTCGCCTGGCCGGGTTCGGTCTTCGCCGACATCGACCACGCGGTGCTGGCTGGGCGGCGCCTGGTGCTGATCGAGTCGAAGACGTGGCTGCCCGGGCACTACGCGGCCGATGAGTACGGCGAGCTGTGGCGGGACAACCGCCGGTTCCGCGGCGGCGCGACACAGCTACCGGAAGCGCTCGATGCCTTCCGGGCGCTGCTGCCCGGCGCGGAGATCCGCGGGGCGCTGATCGTCTACCCGAGCCGCACCGGCGCGATCACCACCGACGAGGACTTCGACGTGCCCGCGCCGCCCATGACGCCGGACCAGTTCGTGCAGGTGATCGGCGACTGGCTGGCGGCCGAGCCGGCCCGCGTGGACCTGCGGCTGCTGCGCAAGGTGCGCGACCAGGTCGTCTAG
- a CDS encoding TIGR03667 family PPOX class F420-dependent oxidoreductase, translating to MAGDVLPDPSTAFGQRVRERLERERVVWLTTAGADGTPQPNPVWFLWAGDGFLVYNAVHAKRLSHIRDRPQVSLNFDSDGQGGDIVVFRGLARPVDSQPGPHENPAYVAKYGDAMTQISGSLEAFGEAYPQAVHITVRGVRGF from the coding sequence ATGGCAGGTGACGTGCTTCCCGACCCGTCCACTGCGTTCGGGCAGCGGGTGCGTGAGCGGCTCGAGCGCGAGCGGGTCGTGTGGCTGACCACGGCCGGCGCCGACGGCACCCCGCAACCGAACCCGGTGTGGTTCCTGTGGGCCGGCGACGGGTTCCTGGTGTACAACGCCGTGCACGCGAAGCGCTTGTCGCACATCCGGGACCGGCCGCAGGTGTCGCTCAACTTCGACAGCGACGGGCAAGGTGGCGACATCGTCGTGTTCCGCGGCCTCGCCCGGCCGGTCGACTCGCAACCGGGGCCGCACGAGAACCCGGCGTACGTGGCGAAGTACGGCGACGCGATGACCCAGATCAGCGGCAGCCTGGAGGCCTTCGGGGAGGCGTACCCGCAGGCCGTGCACATCACCGTCCGTGGAGTGCGCGGCTTCTAG